A region of the Qingrenia yutianensis genome:
GATACGATTTTATTTAATTTTTAGTTTTCTTCTGTCTCCTCCAAGAATTTCACAAGTTCACTTGGAGATAATACCTTTACTTTTGACTTTTTATAGTCCTTTTCGTTCCTTGTTACAATGCAGTCCACCTCGCACCTTTCGGCTGTTTCGCACATAACAGCATCTTCATAATCTGTAATATCCGATGACAATGCTTTTCTGCAATCAATGGCTGCCGTGTCGAGAATATCGAAAAGTCCGAGTAAAGTTTTCAAAATCTTTCGTGTGCTTTCATCACTATGAGTTGCACGGTGGGTGATATAATAAATATCGGTTATTGATTTTGCGGAAATATACCCATCGATTTGTTTATTTGCAACCGCATAAAATATTGTTTTTGCATTATCCGAAAAAGGCTCACGGTCTTGAAGTGCATCTACGATAACACAGGTATCAACCAAAACTCTCATATAGTATCAATCCTCTCGTTTTTAGCTTCTTCAAGTGTAATATCCTGCGGAAGAACACCAAAAAGAGATTTTGCCATATTTACTCTGTCTTGGTTGGGGTTTGACAGCTTCGCTACAACTTTTCCGTTTTTTGTGATAAAAACATCTTCCGTTGCAGCTATCAGCAAATAACGACCAAGATTTTGTTTTAATTCAGTAGCTGTAATTGACATAGTTAAAACTCCTTTCGCTTTTATTACACTATTATTATACACAAATCG
Encoded here:
- a CDS encoding type II toxin-antitoxin system Phd/YefM family antitoxin; translated protein: MSITATELKQNLGRYLLIAATEDVFITKNGKVVAKLSNPNQDRVNMAKSLFGVLPQDITLEEAKNERIDTI
- a CDS encoding PIN domain-containing protein, which codes for MRVLVDTCVIVDALQDREPFSDNAKTIFYAVANKQIDGYISAKSITDIYYITHRATHSDESTRKILKTLLGLFDILDTAAIDCRKALSSDITDYEDAVMCETAERCEVDCIVTRNEKDYKKSKVKVLSPSELVKFLEETEEN